The following proteins are encoded in a genomic region of Ornithodoros turicata isolate Travis chromosome 6, ASM3712646v1, whole genome shotgun sequence:
- the LOC135396788 gene encoding cyclin-dependent kinase-like 4, giving the protein MEKYEKISKIGEGSYGVVFKCRNRDTGQMVAVKKYVETEDDPLIKKIALREIRMLKQLKHPNLVNLIEVFRRKRKLHLVFEYCDHTVLDFLEKHPKGVPDTLTKRMVWQTIQGVNFCHMHNCIHRDIKPENILLTKEGIVKLCDFGFARPLSPGEQYTDYVATRWYRGPELLVGDTQYGPPVDVWAVGCVAAELMRGEALWPGRSDVDQLFLIRKTLGELIPRHLHIFKTNEFFAGVSIPDPEVSEPLENAIPPTVDAAGIDFLRRCLDKDPTRRWTCEQLLQHPYLSDCQIPELELASARRERSKHSSRYRDSVLPQLPPGGFPTPDVRASQLHSRRAPPQRKLDPLPNI; this is encoded by the exons ATGGAAAAGTACGAGAAGATATCCAAGATCGGTGAGGGATCCTACGGGGTGGTGTTCAAGTGCCGAAATAGAGACACGGGACAAATGGTAGCTGTTAAGAAATACGTCGAAACGGAGGACGATCCACTCATCAAAAAGATCGCTCTTCGAGAAATACGCATGCTCAAG CAACTGAAACACCCTAACCTTGTGAACCTGATCGAAGTTTTTAGGCGGAAACGAAAACTGCATTTAGTGTTCGAGTATTGCGACCACactgtgctcgacttcttggaAAAGCATCCCAAAGG CGTCCCAGACACACTGACGAAACGTATGGTATGGCAGACAATCCAAGGCGTCAACTTTTGCCACATGCATAAC TGCATTCACCGCGACATCAAGCCCGAAAACATTCTGCTCACTAAAGAAGGAATTGTGAAGCTGTGCGACTTTGGATTCGCCCGTCCCCTCA GCCCCGGGGAGCAATACACAGACTACGTTGCGACGCGGTGGTACCGTGGGCCCGAGCTTCTGGTAGGGGACACGCAATATGGACCTCCGGTGGACGTCTGGGCAGTGGGCTGCGTAGCAGCGGAACTCATGCGGGGAGAAGCCCTTTGGCCAGGAAGGTCGGACGTCGACCAGCTGTTCCTCATCCGAAAGACGTTAG GCGAGCTGATTCCAAGGCACTTGCACATCTTCAAGACCAACGAGTTCTTCGCAGGAGTATCCATTCCCGACCCAGAAGTTTCA GAGCCTCTGGAAAACGCCATTCCTCCAACGGTTGATGCAGCGGGGATCGATTTTCTCCGG CGGTGCCTCGATAAAGACCCAACTCGCCGGTGGACTTGTGAGCAACTACTCCAACATCCTTATCTTAGCGACTGTCAAATTCCTGAACTCGAACTCGCCAGTGCACGGCGCGAAAGGTCCAAG CACAGCAGCAGGTACCGTGACTCGGTGCTGCCACAGTTACCTCCGGGTGGCTTTCCCACCCCCGATGTGAGAGCATCGCAGCTGCATTCCCGGAGGGCACCACCGCAGCGCAAGCTGGATCCCTTGCCCAACATATGA